From Streptomyces sp. TLI_053, a single genomic window includes:
- a CDS encoding acyl-CoA dehydrogenase family protein — translation MRTVAADQPSAVPSTGPEPSPVEAALAGLPRVVDLLAARAEEHDRDATFPYQGIEAVHEAGLLTLTVGARYGGPGGTLADTVQVLAQLGRGDASVAVVTAFTLLQHAEQARTAGWPTAGYRRLLTESRRGPALVNTLRAEPGSREGEPPATVARRDGEDWLLTGRKTYCTGAEALAWMAVTARTDEPEPRTGTFLVRGESEGLEVDPTWDQLGLRASASHDVVLEQVRVPAELALGLNPPAGAGKGAAASAAAVPAAELARAWHDLALSAVAVGVARSAQDWLVRFLHQRTPANLTEPLGSLPRYRSALGEIEAQLIGAEELVHGLAARVDRAEPEAVARTGPAHLLATRAATAAVQQAVSLTGNPGLSRRHPLERYLRDVLSSRVHLAPDEVVLEAAGRAALERGVRH, via the coding sequence ATGCGTACCGTCGCTGCCGACCAGCCGTCCGCCGTCCCGTCGACCGGCCCCGAGCCCTCCCCCGTCGAGGCCGCCCTCGCCGGCCTGCCCCGGGTCGTCGACCTGCTGGCCGCCCGGGCCGAGGAGCACGACCGCGACGCGACCTTCCCGTACCAGGGCATCGAGGCGGTGCACGAGGCCGGACTGCTGACCCTGACCGTCGGCGCCCGCTACGGCGGCCCCGGCGGCACCCTCGCCGACACCGTCCAGGTCCTGGCCCAACTCGGCCGCGGGGACGCCTCGGTGGCCGTGGTCACCGCCTTCACCCTGCTCCAGCACGCCGAGCAGGCCCGGACCGCGGGCTGGCCGACGGCCGGCTACCGGCGGTTGCTCACCGAGTCCCGGCGCGGTCCGGCCCTGGTCAACACCCTGCGGGCGGAACCCGGGAGCCGCGAGGGCGAGCCGCCGGCCACGGTGGCGCGACGGGACGGCGAGGACTGGCTGCTGACGGGCCGGAAGACGTACTGCACCGGCGCCGAGGCGCTGGCCTGGATGGCGGTGACCGCCCGGACCGACGAACCGGAACCCCGGACCGGCACCTTCCTGGTGCGCGGCGAGAGCGAGGGCCTGGAGGTCGATCCGACCTGGGACCAGCTCGGTCTGCGGGCCAGCGCCAGCCACGACGTGGTCCTCGAGCAGGTGCGGGTACCGGCCGAACTGGCCCTCGGCCTGAACCCGCCCGCCGGCGCCGGAAAGGGAGCCGCCGCTTCCGCCGCTGCCGTCCCGGCGGCCGAACTGGCCCGCGCCTGGCACGATCTGGCGCTCTCGGCGGTGGCCGTCGGGGTGGCCCGCTCGGCCCAGGACTGGCTGGTGCGCTTCCTGCACCAGCGAACTCCGGCCAATCTGACCGAGCCGCTCGGCAGCCTGCCCCGCTACCGCAGCGCGCTGGGCGAGATCGAGGCCCAGCTGATCGGCGCCGAGGAACTCGTGCACGGGCTGGCCGCGCGGGTGGACCGGGCCGAGCCGGAGGCGGTGGCCCGGACGGGGCCGGCGCACCTGCTGGCCACCCGGGCGGCGACGGCCGCCGTCCAGCAGGCCGTCTCGCTCACCGGGAACCCGGGGCTGAGCCGGCGTCACCCGTTGGAGCGGTACCTGCGGGACGTGCTCAGCAGCCGGGTCCATCTGGCCCCGGACGAGGTCGTCCTGGAGGCCGCCGGTCGGGCCGCCCTGGAGCGCGGCGTGCGGCACTGA
- a CDS encoding aminoglycoside phosphotransferase family protein: MYSSATSPTPTTTRTALRPPTAAVGRPGPKQVPPPSRPAAPRAADGRSGDARGQAARTALGLRPAETAGPRVPGARIPAVRPGDGRLLRPPARPGQPMTQERIDPSALQTPAVRAALAGVARICPAFTPRQVLREGSRHILVAGTIGRAPVVAKCLAPQAVRSEYFEQLVADFHHEVAVYRAFVRHRPPVRLPRLVAADHDRCVLVMERVPGRPAARERHPVNAPTPGEVRALLTAVRTLNLWRPPTDVFQPRLDYQLEIARYHSVGQLTDRDAGDLRGLLHGLGHGPLQLCHGDALLSNMLLAPSGPVLVDWEQAGWYLPGYDLAVLWSVLSGDTAARRQISQLAQSGGTMARDAFLVNLVLVLMREIRLYDVPGAGEEQRIMIRRLYDDAALARRAVRAAVGTR; this comes from the coding sequence ATGTACTCCTCAGCGACCTCCCCGACGCCGACCACGACCCGCACCGCGCTGCGCCCCCCCACCGCAGCCGTCGGCCGTCCCGGCCCGAAGCAGGTCCCGCCGCCGTCCCGGCCCGCCGCCCCGCGCGCCGCCGACGGCCGGTCCGGGGACGCGCGGGGCCAGGCCGCCCGGACCGCACTCGGACTGCGCCCGGCCGAGACCGCCGGCCCCCGCGTGCCCGGCGCCCGGATCCCCGCCGTCCGCCCCGGCGACGGCCGGCTGCTGCGGCCGCCGGCCCGGCCGGGCCAGCCCATGACGCAGGAGCGGATCGACCCCTCCGCGCTGCAGACCCCGGCCGTCCGGGCCGCCCTCGCCGGGGTCGCGCGGATATGCCCCGCCTTCACCCCGCGCCAGGTGCTGCGCGAGGGGAGCCGCCACATCCTGGTGGCGGGCACCATCGGCCGGGCGCCGGTGGTGGCCAAGTGCCTCGCCCCGCAGGCCGTGCGGAGCGAGTACTTCGAACAGCTGGTCGCCGACTTCCACCACGAGGTCGCGGTCTACCGGGCCTTCGTGCGGCACCGTCCGCCGGTACGGCTGCCCCGGCTGGTGGCCGCCGACCACGACCGCTGCGTCCTGGTGATGGAGCGGGTCCCCGGCCGGCCGGCGGCCCGGGAGCGCCACCCGGTCAACGCCCCCACGCCCGGCGAGGTGCGCGCGCTGCTCACCGCCGTCCGGACGCTCAACCTGTGGCGCCCGCCGACCGACGTCTTCCAGCCCCGGCTGGACTACCAGCTGGAGATCGCCCGCTACCACTCGGTGGGCCAGCTCACCGACCGGGACGCCGGCGACCTGCGCGGTCTGCTGCACGGGCTCGGCCACGGTCCGCTCCAGCTCTGCCACGGCGACGCGCTGCTCAGCAACATGCTGCTGGCGCCGTCCGGTCCGGTGCTGGTCGACTGGGAGCAGGCCGGCTGGTACCTGCCCGGCTACGACCTGGCGGTGCTCTGGAGCGTCCTCTCCGGTGACACCGCGGCCCGTCGGCAGATCAGCCAGCTCGCGCAGAGCGGCGGCACGATGGCCCGGGACGCGTTCCTGGTGAACCTGGTGCTGGTGCTGATGCGGGAGATCCGGCTGTACGACGTGCCGGGCGCCGGCGAGGAGCAGCGGATCATGATCCGCCGGCTCTACGACGACGCCGCGCTGGCCCGCCGGGCCGTCCGGGCCGCCGTCGGGACCAGGTGA